One segment of Leuconostoc lactis DNA contains the following:
- a CDS encoding dihydroorotate oxidase — protein MQLTAAIQNFNFDHILLNAAGVMCQTKAELDTVLASNYTGAVVTKSATPALREGNPTPRYYEMAQNLGTINSMGLPNAGFDYYMDYVSQKQTDKPIFFSIAGLSKQDNLDMLRQLEASDFNGLIELNLSCPNVPGKPQTAYDFEATEAILTEAFAFFTKPLGVKLPPYFDIVHFDMIAAILNKFPLAFVNTINSIGNGLVIDPETDTVVIKPKAGFGGLGGTIVKATALANVRALRDRLRNDIKIIGTGGVTTGRDVYDHVLCGADLVEVGSQLAVEGIGVFERLETELAAILAEKGFTSLDQVRGQLKTIA, from the coding sequence ATGCAATTAACTGCCGCCATTCAAAATTTTAATTTTGACCACATTTTGCTGAATGCAGCTGGGGTGATGTGCCAGACAAAAGCAGAACTTGATACAGTTCTGGCTTCCAATTACACTGGTGCTGTGGTGACAAAGTCGGCAACACCAGCCTTGCGTGAAGGTAACCCCACGCCACGTTACTACGAAATGGCACAAAATCTTGGCACGATTAATTCAATGGGCTTGCCCAATGCTGGGTTTGACTACTACATGGATTACGTCTCGCAAAAGCAAACCGATAAACCTATTTTCTTCTCAATTGCTGGTCTTTCCAAGCAAGATAATTTAGACATGCTGCGTCAACTGGAAGCTTCAGATTTTAACGGCTTGATTGAATTGAATCTCTCATGCCCAAATGTCCCAGGCAAGCCCCAAACAGCTTACGACTTTGAAGCAACCGAAGCTATTTTAACCGAAGCATTTGCCTTCTTCACTAAGCCTTTGGGCGTTAAATTACCCCCATATTTTGATATTGTACATTTTGACATGATTGCCGCTATCTTAAACAAGTTCCCACTCGCGTTTGTCAACACGATTAACTCAATTGGTAATGGTTTGGTCATTGATCCTGAAACTGATACTGTTGTGATTAAGCCAAAAGCCGGCTTTGGTGGTTTGGGTGGCACAATTGTGAAAGCCACGGCCTTAGCTAATGTTCGGGCTTTGCGTGATCGCTTGCGTAACGATATCAAAATTATTGGTACTGGTGGTGTCACAACTGGCCGTGATGTTTACGACCATGTGTTATGTGGGGCCGATTTGGTTGAAGTCGGCTCACAATTGGCAGTTGAAGGTATTGGTGTCTTTGAACGACTTGAAACAGAATTAGCCGCTATTTTAGCAGAGAAAGGCTTCACTTCACTGGATCAAGTCCGCGGTCAACTCAAAACAATCGCTTAA
- a CDS encoding ABC-F family ATP-binding cassette domain-containing protein, producing the protein MKQFRVENLKSTYGEKVLFNDISFLITEGDRIGLIGVNGSGKTSLLNAIAGVNPADAGQIITQNDYTIGYLTQNPNLDPDARVMDAILSGDQPIFQTIRQYEYALQHFGEHPTDEKAAQQFEAAQNAMDRDDAWTTEAHIKSILTQLHMPDLHRKVSELSGGQRKRVGLAQVLIEAPDLLILDEPTNHLDFDSIAWLEKFLANYKGAVLVVTHDRYFLDAVASRIFELSFGDLYEYKGNYQDYMAGKSERIAQSRIAEHKQQQLYKQELAWMRKSARARTTKQTARENAFAELESQMGTLKVDDDVAVNLGQQRLGKKVIVIEHAKLQFGNKQILDDFNLRVAAGDRIGITGENGAGKTTFLNAIAGQVPLTSGVIELGETVKMAYYTQVTETIPEDKRVIAYLSDVASSVTDKNGNQVSVSELLEQFLFPPFMHGTLIRKLSGGEKRRLYLLKLLLQQPNVLLLDEPTNDLDISTLTVLEDFLNDFAGAVITVSHDRYFLDKVANQLYMFQGDGVVTRYDGLFSQYLAQQAAEKTAQAAKVVQPKPTTPAAPAKKKLTYHEKKEWETIEDDITELETRLQAIPDEMAKFGTDYVKLGELQKEQDQLEATLEEKMLRWEYLSEIVTG; encoded by the coding sequence ATGAAACAATTTAGAGTAGAAAACTTAAAAAGTACTTACGGCGAAAAAGTGTTATTTAACGATATCTCTTTTTTAATCACAGAAGGTGATCGGATTGGCTTAATTGGTGTCAATGGGTCGGGGAAAACCTCGCTTTTGAATGCCATTGCTGGCGTCAATCCAGCTGATGCCGGCCAAATCATCACACAAAATGACTACACCATTGGGTATTTGACACAGAATCCGAACTTGGATCCAGATGCCCGCGTGATGGATGCAATTTTGTCTGGTGATCAACCAATTTTTCAAACGATTCGGCAATACGAATATGCGTTGCAACATTTTGGTGAACATCCGACTGATGAGAAGGCGGCTCAACAATTTGAGGCGGCCCAAAATGCGATGGATCGTGATGACGCTTGGACGACTGAAGCGCATATTAAGTCGATTTTGACGCAATTGCACATGCCAGATTTACACCGAAAAGTGAGCGAACTTTCCGGTGGTCAGCGCAAGCGTGTGGGGTTGGCACAAGTGTTAATTGAAGCCCCAGACTTGTTGATTCTGGATGAGCCGACCAACCATCTTGACTTTGATTCAATTGCTTGGTTGGAAAAGTTTTTGGCCAATTATAAAGGTGCTGTCTTGGTTGTGACCCATGATCGGTATTTCTTAGATGCTGTGGCATCGCGTATTTTCGAATTATCATTTGGTGATTTATACGAATATAAAGGGAATTATCAGGATTATATGGCAGGCAAGTCTGAGCGGATTGCCCAGTCAAGAATTGCCGAACACAAGCAACAACAGCTCTATAAGCAAGAATTGGCTTGGATGCGTAAATCAGCACGAGCACGCACAACGAAGCAAACAGCCCGTGAAAATGCCTTTGCTGAATTAGAATCACAAATGGGGACGTTGAAGGTAGATGACGATGTTGCCGTGAATCTAGGACAACAACGACTGGGGAAAAAAGTCATCGTCATTGAGCATGCCAAGTTACAGTTTGGTAACAAACAAATTCTGGATGATTTTAATTTGCGTGTTGCTGCGGGTGATCGAATCGGAATTACCGGTGAAAACGGCGCAGGAAAAACCACCTTTTTGAATGCCATTGCCGGACAAGTACCATTAACAAGCGGTGTAATCGAGTTGGGCGAGACCGTTAAGATGGCGTATTATACACAAGTAACGGAAACGATTCCTGAGGATAAGCGGGTGATTGCCTATCTATCTGATGTGGCCAGTTCGGTCACGGATAAAAATGGCAATCAAGTTAGTGTGTCAGAACTGCTGGAACAATTCCTATTTCCACCGTTTATGCATGGCACATTGATTCGCAAATTGTCAGGTGGGGAAAAACGCCGTCTGTATCTCTTGAAACTATTGCTCCAACAACCCAATGTGTTGTTACTCGACGAACCAACAAATGATTTAGATATTAGTACATTGACGGTTTTGGAAGATTTCCTGAATGATTTTGCGGGTGCCGTGATTACGGTATCACACGATCGGTATTTCCTTGATAAAGTGGCGAACCAACTGTATATGTTTCAAGGTGATGGCGTGGTGACGCGGTATGATGGTTTGTTTAGTCAATACTTGGCCCAACAAGCCGCAGAAAAGACGGCCCAAGCTGCGAAAGTGGTCCAACCAAAGCCAACAACACCAGCTGCGCCAGCTAAAAAGAAACTCACTTATCACGAAAAGAAGGAATGGGAAACGATTGAAGACGATATTACCGAATTGGAAACGCGTCTCCAAGCTATTCCTGATGAAATGGCTAAATTTGGCACGGATTATGTGAAATTAGGCGAATTACAAAAAGAACAAGATCAACTCGAAGCCACATTGGAAGAAAAAATGTTGCGCTGGGAATATTTGAGTGAGATTGTCACAGGCTAA
- the dprA gene encoding DNA-processing protein DprA — MNLNQQLLAIHLTAGMGVKAARAVITAVTAVQVPTIYPWPLDLILSFGDQRSHHLIRRTYSSAVERVQQWPTSYMTYFDACYPGRLREIYDAPLVLFYQGHLAALRLPSLSVVGTRTATPYGLAVLRSLLPDVVIVSGLAKGIDVMAHQMTLAQRGVPIAVIGTGIDVAYPKAHHHLQTQIGEQGLVLSEYPPGTGPQKSHFPARNRIIAGLSSATLVVEAKQHSGSLITANFALQENRDVLAVPGTIFSATAQGTHELIQLGAKLVAKPTDILESVQNLDTI, encoded by the coding sequence ATGAACTTAAATCAACAGTTACTTGCCATCCATTTGACAGCTGGTATGGGGGTTAAAGCAGCACGTGCCGTGATCACAGCCGTTACAGCGGTGCAAGTGCCGACCATATACCCTTGGCCGCTGGATCTCATTTTGTCTTTTGGTGATCAACGCAGTCATCATTTGATTCGGCGGACGTATAGTAGTGCGGTTGAACGGGTGCAACAGTGGCCCACATCTTATATGACGTATTTTGATGCGTGTTATCCTGGTCGTCTACGAGAAATTTATGATGCCCCACTGGTCTTGTTTTACCAGGGTCATCTAGCAGCTTTAAGGTTACCCAGTCTATCCGTTGTGGGGACGCGAACCGCTACGCCGTATGGTCTAGCCGTGTTGCGGTCGCTACTACCTGATGTCGTGATTGTGTCGGGTTTAGCAAAAGGTATTGATGTGATGGCACATCAAATGACGTTGGCACAACGTGGTGTACCGATTGCCGTCATTGGCACGGGTATCGACGTGGCTTATCCCAAAGCGCATCACCACTTGCAAACCCAAATTGGCGAACAAGGATTGGTCTTAAGCGAATACCCACCTGGCACTGGACCACAAAAATCACATTTTCCTGCACGCAATCGTATCATTGCTGGGCTGTCATCAGCGACATTGGTTGTTGAAGCGAAACAACATTCAGGCAGCTTAATCACGGCTAATTTTGCCTTACAGGAAAATCGTGATGTCCTAGCAGTACCGGGGACAATTTTTTCAGCAACAGCACAAGGTACCCATGAATTGATTCAATTGGGCGCAAAATTAGTCGCAAAACCAACCGATATTCTCGAAAGTGTCCAAAATCTAGATACAATCTGA
- the topA gene encoding type I DNA topoisomerase — protein sequence MVDTVKKATKTTKKAATKKPAKRKTTTKAKKNLVIVESPSKAKTIEKYLGSTYKVIASLGHVRDLPKSTLGVDVDNDYDPKYITIRGKGDVIKGLRKEAKAAKKVYLASDPDREGEAIAWHLQHLLDLDQDQPNRVVFNEITKDTVKNAFKTPRTINQDLVDAQQARRILDRLVGYSISPILWKTVKRGLSAGRVQSVALGLIIAREQEIQAFEPEEYWTLDSEFKKSRTKFKATFYGVDDQKTKLPDQAHVQEVMQRFDREADFEVVTVEAKERKRNPQLPFTTSTMQQTANTQLNFRTRKTMMTAQQLYEGINLGRGIGQVGLITYMRTDSTRISTVARNAAAQYIHETWGPEYSRHQPLKGDLPEGAQDAHEAIRPTDVMRTPASIKDKLTPDQFKLYSLIWSRFVASQMTPEILDTMAVTIKQNGVTFRANGSKTKFQGFTKAYPAAKEKDNALPELAVGDQIRLANINPEQHFTLPPARYSEAALIKALEENGVGRPSTYAPTLDTIQRRNYVRIDARKFVPTELGEIVQKIVVDNFPDVTDTQFTARIEHELDEVETGDKQWVPVIDAFFKPFSKEVDNAAATLEKVIMHDELAGMDCEVCGSPMIVKMGRYGKFFACARFPDCRHTQTIIKEIGLTCPKCHKGQVVERKTKKQRTFYGCSRYPDCDFVSWEKPTDKTLADGTTPKDEAQTADQK from the coding sequence ATGGTAGATACAGTAAAAAAAGCGACAAAAACAACAAAAAAAGCGGCAACCAAAAAGCCGGCAAAGCGCAAGACGACGACTAAAGCCAAGAAAAATTTAGTGATTGTGGAAAGTCCATCAAAGGCTAAAACAATTGAAAAATACTTGGGGAGTACGTATAAAGTTATTGCCAGTCTTGGGCATGTGCGTGATTTGCCGAAATCCACTTTAGGTGTTGATGTCGACAATGATTACGATCCGAAGTATATCACGATTCGTGGTAAAGGGGATGTGATCAAGGGACTGCGTAAGGAAGCAAAAGCAGCTAAAAAAGTTTATTTGGCAAGCGATCCGGATCGTGAAGGAGAAGCCATTGCCTGGCACTTACAACATCTGCTTGATTTGGATCAAGACCAACCTAATCGCGTTGTGTTTAATGAAATTACCAAAGATACGGTCAAAAATGCGTTTAAAACACCACGAACAATTAATCAAGACCTCGTTGATGCGCAACAAGCGCGACGTATCCTTGATCGCTTAGTGGGTTATTCTATTTCGCCAATTCTTTGGAAAACGGTTAAGCGTGGTTTGTCAGCTGGACGGGTACAGTCTGTCGCGCTGGGATTAATCATTGCCCGCGAACAAGAAATTCAAGCCTTTGAACCAGAAGAATACTGGACATTAGATTCCGAATTTAAAAAATCACGAACTAAATTCAAAGCCACGTTTTATGGCGTAGATGATCAAAAAACAAAATTGCCGGATCAGGCGCATGTGCAAGAAGTCATGCAACGTTTTGACCGTGAAGCAGATTTTGAGGTTGTTACTGTAGAAGCCAAAGAACGGAAGCGCAACCCGCAGCTACCGTTTACCACGTCAACGATGCAACAAACAGCTAATACGCAGCTTAATTTCCGGACGCGAAAAACAATGATGACCGCCCAACAATTGTATGAAGGGATTAACTTAGGGCGTGGCATTGGTCAAGTCGGTTTGATTACTTATATGCGTACGGATTCAACGCGTATCTCAACTGTGGCACGCAACGCGGCGGCACAATATATTCATGAGACTTGGGGGCCGGAATATTCACGCCACCAGCCGTTAAAAGGTGATTTACCAGAAGGTGCGCAAGATGCGCATGAAGCGATCCGACCAACGGATGTCATGCGAACACCCGCAAGTATCAAAGATAAATTAACCCCTGATCAGTTTAAGTTGTATAGTTTGATCTGGTCACGGTTTGTGGCCAGCCAAATGACGCCTGAAATCTTAGACACGATGGCTGTTACGATTAAGCAAAACGGCGTGACGTTCCGGGCCAATGGGTCTAAAACTAAATTTCAAGGGTTTACTAAGGCGTATCCAGCCGCAAAAGAAAAAGATAATGCGCTACCGGAATTAGCGGTTGGTGATCAGATTCGGTTAGCCAACATTAATCCGGAACAGCATTTCACCTTACCACCAGCACGGTATTCAGAAGCAGCGCTGATCAAAGCGTTAGAAGAAAACGGCGTTGGGCGGCCATCAACTTATGCGCCAACGCTAGATACTATTCAACGCCGGAATTATGTCAGAATTGATGCGCGTAAGTTTGTGCCAACAGAATTAGGGGAAATCGTACAAAAAATTGTCGTGGATAATTTCCCCGATGTTACGGATACACAGTTTACCGCCCGCATTGAGCATGAGTTAGATGAAGTTGAAACGGGTGATAAGCAGTGGGTACCCGTCATTGATGCGTTCTTTAAGCCGTTTTCAAAAGAAGTCGATAACGCTGCCGCCACCTTGGAAAAGGTCATTATGCATGATGAACTGGCTGGGATGGACTGTGAGGTTTGCGGGTCACCGATGATTGTTAAAATGGGCCGATATGGTAAATTCTTTGCTTGTGCACGTTTTCCTGATTGCCGGCATACACAAACTATTATTAAAGAAATTGGTTTGACATGTCCAAAGTGTCATAAAGGTCAAGTGGTTGAACGCAAAACGAAAAAACAACGGACATTCTATGGCTGCTCACGCTATCCAGATTGTGATTTTGTCTCTTGGGAGAAGCCTACGGATAAAACCTTAGCTGATGGCACAACGCCAAAAGATGAGGCACAAACAGCGGATCAAAAGTAA
- the spxB gene encoding pyruvate oxidase yields MAGNKISAGLAALKVMSGWGVDTMYGIPSGTLSGLMNAMGHPDNDIKFLQVKHEEVGAMAAVMQWKFGGELGVTVGSGGPGATHLINGLYDAAMDNIPVLAILGSKPVRELNMDSFQELNQNPMYESIAVYNRRVATAEQLPHLVDDAIRTAIAKRGVAVLEVPADFGFTEIDADALYSSPLYSSGLTYKEYRSAPVDEADIDAAVELLNQAKRPIIYAGIGTMGHGPAVQELSRKLKAPIITTGKNFETFEWDFEGFTGSTFRVGWKPANEAVLEADTVLFAGTNFPFSEVEGTFRNVKKFIQIDSNPAMLGKRHRNDVAILGDAGEAITAILDKVTAVSDSPWWQANVKNVQNWRQYLNRLEQKTEGDLQAYQVYQAINKYADEDAIFSTDVGNVTQMSVRHLHMTPKNMWRTSPLFATMGIGLPGGIGAKNTYPDRQVWNLMGDGAFSMTYPDVVTNVRYNLPVINVVFTNTEYGFIKNKYEDTNTYNFGVDFTDVDYAKIAEAQGAVGLTVRRIEDVDRVVKEAVDYYNQGRVVVIDAKITKDRPIPVETLKLDPKLYSEDVITAYKERYEAQDLVPFREFLEAEGLTSQVVAAATGNKYSF; encoded by the coding sequence ATGGCAGGTAACAAAATTTCAGCAGGTCTTGCGGCATTAAAGGTAATGTCAGGTTGGGGTGTCGACACAATGTATGGGATTCCATCTGGTACTTTAAGTGGTTTGATGAATGCAATGGGGCATCCTGATAATGACATCAAGTTTCTTCAGGTGAAACACGAAGAAGTTGGCGCAATGGCTGCTGTTATGCAATGGAAATTCGGTGGTGAGTTGGGTGTGACGGTAGGATCTGGTGGTCCCGGTGCAACACATTTAATTAACGGGCTTTATGATGCCGCGATGGATAATATTCCAGTGTTAGCCATCTTGGGCTCAAAGCCAGTTCGTGAATTGAACATGGATTCATTTCAGGAATTAAACCAAAACCCAATGTACGAAAGCATTGCTGTTTATAACCGTCGTGTTGCCACTGCTGAACAATTACCGCATTTGGTTGATGATGCGATCCGAACGGCAATTGCAAAACGTGGTGTTGCTGTGTTAGAAGTCCCAGCTGATTTTGGCTTTACGGAAATTGATGCTGACGCACTTTACTCTTCACCGCTTTATTCATCAGGTTTGACTTATAAAGAATACCGTTCAGCCCCAGTGGACGAAGCCGATATTGATGCGGCGGTAGAACTGTTGAACCAAGCAAAGCGACCAATCATCTATGCTGGAATTGGGACAATGGGACATGGCCCAGCCGTCCAAGAATTATCCCGTAAGCTTAAAGCACCGATTATTACGACAGGGAAGAACTTTGAAACATTTGAGTGGGATTTTGAAGGCTTTACGGGCTCAACGTTCCGTGTTGGTTGGAAACCAGCCAACGAAGCTGTTTTGGAAGCTGATACGGTCTTGTTTGCGGGGACAAACTTCCCATTCTCTGAAGTTGAAGGGACTTTCCGCAATGTTAAGAAGTTCATCCAAATTGACAGCAACCCTGCCATGTTAGGTAAGCGTCACCGCAATGATGTGGCGATCTTAGGTGATGCTGGTGAGGCCATTACGGCAATTTTGGATAAGGTGACTGCAGTTTCTGATTCGCCATGGTGGCAAGCTAACGTTAAAAATGTGCAAAACTGGCGTCAATATCTGAACCGCTTGGAACAAAAAACTGAAGGCGATTTACAAGCTTATCAAGTCTATCAGGCGATTAATAAGTATGCCGACGAAGATGCGATTTTCTCAACTGATGTTGGTAATGTGACGCAAATGTCAGTACGTCACTTGCATATGACGCCTAAGAATATGTGGCGGACGTCACCATTATTTGCCACAATGGGCATTGGGTTGCCAGGTGGGATTGGGGCTAAAAACACTTATCCTGACCGACAAGTCTGGAACTTAATGGGTGATGGTGCTTTCTCAATGACATACCCAGACGTGGTGACTAACGTGCGTTATAACTTACCAGTAATTAACGTCGTGTTTACCAATACGGAATATGGCTTCATTAAAAATAAGTATGAAGATACGAATACGTATAACTTCGGCGTGGACTTTACCGACGTTGATTATGCTAAGATTGCGGAAGCTCAAGGGGCAGTTGGTTTAACTGTGCGCCGCATTGAAGATGTTGATCGGGTTGTGAAAGAAGCCGTTGACTACTACAACCAAGGTCGCGTGGTTGTGATTGATGCAAAAATCACGAAGGATCGACCAATCCCAGTTGAAACGTTAAAGCTTGATCCAAAGTTGTATAGCGAAGATGTCATTACGGCTTATAAAGAACGGTATGAAGCACAAGATCTTGTGCCATTCCGTGAATTCCTTGAAGCCGAAGGCCTAACGTCACAAGTTGTTGCAGCAGCTACTGGTAATAAATATAGTTTTTAA
- the rsgA gene encoding ribosome small subunit-dependent GTPase A: MLAKISGQFAYNISTSLSYPVVGDIVAITHSPFDKIAIIHRVCPRKSLLSRVTSGSSHTVQPIAANIDIVFVTTSLDQNFNLSRIERYLSVAWESGAQPAIILTKADLVVDLENKMAALKQIAKSLPIFVTDSHEFASLKHFLLAQPQTVVFIGSSGVGKSTLINNLLGYEAMQTKQVRMRDHKGKHATTHRQLFRLENGSQIIDTPGMRELQIDVGNTEETFEDIALLAQNCRYKNCQHHGEPDCAIFSAIASGRLSQKRFDNYQKILRENKYTQMSASEIAEDKFNRYFGSKSEAKRVRNLKKNRQKGYGRF; encoded by the coding sequence TTGTTAGCAAAAATTTCTGGCCAGTTCGCTTACAATATTAGCACGTCGTTATCATATCCTGTTGTGGGCGACATTGTGGCAATAACACATTCACCTTTTGATAAAATAGCGATTATTCATCGCGTTTGTCCACGCAAAAGTTTACTGTCACGCGTCACTTCTGGCAGCAGTCATACTGTTCAGCCGATTGCGGCCAATATCGACATTGTTTTTGTCACCACCTCACTTGATCAAAATTTCAATTTAAGTCGCATCGAACGTTACCTATCTGTCGCTTGGGAAAGCGGTGCCCAACCGGCCATCATTTTGACAAAAGCTGATTTAGTTGTTGATTTAGAAAACAAAATGGCAGCCCTTAAACAAATTGCCAAATCGTTACCTATCTTCGTGACAGACAGTCATGAGTTTGCTTCATTAAAACATTTTTTATTGGCTCAACCACAAACTGTTGTGTTTATTGGCTCATCTGGCGTCGGAAAATCAACGTTGATCAACAATCTTCTTGGCTATGAAGCCATGCAGACGAAACAAGTTCGCATGCGTGACCATAAAGGTAAACATGCCACTACCCATAGACAATTATTTCGATTAGAAAATGGTAGTCAGATCATCGATACACCAGGTATGCGAGAATTACAAATTGATGTTGGCAATACCGAGGAAACTTTTGAAGATATTGCGCTTTTGGCTCAAAACTGTCGCTATAAAAATTGCCAACATCATGGTGAACCGGATTGCGCCATTTTTTCAGCAATAGCAAGCGGTCGCTTATCTCAAAAACGCTTCGACAATTATCAAAAAATATTACGAGAAAATAAGTACACGCAAATGTCAGCATCAGAAATTGCTGAAGATAAGTTCAATCGCTATTTTGGCAGCAAATCTGAAGCAAAGCGCGTCAGAAATCTTAAAAAAAATCGCCAAAAAGGCTATGGCCGGTTTTGA
- the dnaG gene encoding DNA primase — translation MASRIPDAFIDEVRKKVNIVDVIGEYTQLVKRGRQWNGSCPFHDDRHPSLFVEENKQVFNCFSCGRSGSVFSFIMEKEGLSYPEAVLSLAEKADMPVDQQLTAQAAHPIDSRTQAIYDLHSAAQRLYQHILLNTTSGETALAYLHDKRQLSDMVIKQFGIGFVPDDNVLLQYAKDQNIAPDILQASELFITNDQGVMRDRFAGRIVWPIKTARGQVVGFSGRALASDNTIKYMNSPESPFFTKGKILYNFDRTKNQMRQTNTALIFEGFMDVISADMAGKTMGVATMGTALTPEHVQQLARVAQRILLVYDGDEAGQKAAKRAIDLIRTHAQQVEIGVVHLPDQLDPDDLRIQRGTAALQQALEQNIQTPVEFLVNAARTGKNLSNQVQYLAFLQEVMQTLQQATPVEQDLQLTKIANEFGTSKQALQAQLQQTLAQNRARPAATKSYSKRAPKAYTDQMVPPPAAPADSEPRVGQRLTKVEQAERALLMAMIKSPQVLAQVKATTGFAFVHPDYQLLMMLAAIYQGQHPEPFDLAQFMDFIQKPALNQKIMAIDRAYGDLTIEHEAIRDYLQIIMEEAPIEARVQELQQLINVAKQQHDDTKLLQLMTELINLKKQHSG, via the coding sequence ATGGCAAGTCGAATCCCAGATGCCTTCATTGATGAAGTGCGTAAAAAAGTGAATATTGTTGATGTGATCGGGGAATATACACAACTGGTTAAACGCGGACGCCAATGGAACGGATCGTGTCCTTTCCATGATGATCGCCATCCATCACTCTTCGTTGAAGAAAATAAGCAAGTCTTTAACTGTTTCTCTTGTGGTCGTTCAGGCTCCGTCTTTTCTTTTATCATGGAAAAAGAAGGGCTGAGTTATCCTGAAGCGGTCCTATCTTTGGCTGAAAAAGCGGATATGCCGGTTGATCAACAATTGACAGCGCAAGCCGCTCATCCCATTGACAGTCGCACGCAAGCCATTTATGATTTGCATTCAGCGGCACAGCGGTTGTATCAGCATATTTTATTAAATACCACCTCAGGTGAAACAGCCTTAGCTTATTTACACGATAAGCGGCAGTTATCTGATATGGTCATCAAGCAATTTGGGATTGGCTTTGTGCCGGACGACAATGTGTTATTGCAGTACGCCAAAGATCAAAACATTGCACCAGATATCCTACAAGCATCGGAATTATTTATTACAAACGATCAAGGGGTGATGCGTGATCGTTTTGCGGGACGGATTGTGTGGCCCATCAAGACGGCACGTGGCCAAGTGGTTGGTTTTTCTGGGCGTGCCCTTGCGTCAGATAACACCATCAAATATATGAACAGCCCGGAAAGTCCATTTTTCACAAAAGGCAAAATTCTTTATAATTTTGACCGTACCAAAAATCAGATGCGGCAAACCAATACAGCCCTGATTTTTGAAGGCTTTATGGATGTCATTTCGGCAGACATGGCGGGCAAAACCATGGGTGTTGCCACGATGGGAACGGCTTTAACCCCAGAACATGTTCAGCAATTGGCACGGGTTGCCCAACGTATTTTACTCGTTTACGATGGGGATGAAGCGGGTCAAAAAGCAGCTAAACGTGCGATTGATTTAATTCGCACGCATGCGCAACAAGTTGAAATTGGGGTCGTGCATTTGCCAGATCAATTGGATCCGGATGACCTGCGGATTCAGCGTGGCACCGCTGCCTTGCAACAAGCCTTGGAACAAAATATTCAAACACCGGTTGAATTCTTGGTCAACGCTGCTCGGACTGGGAAAAATCTCAGTAACCAAGTGCAGTATCTGGCTTTTTTGCAAGAGGTGATGCAAACCTTGCAACAAGCCACGCCAGTTGAACAAGATTTACAACTGACCAAAATCGCCAATGAGTTTGGCACCTCAAAACAAGCGTTGCAGGCACAATTGCAACAAACGTTGGCTCAAAATCGGGCTAGACCGGCTGCTACGAAAAGTTATTCAAAACGTGCGCCCAAAGCCTACACGGATCAAATGGTACCACCGCCCGCAGCACCAGCTGATAGCGAGCCGCGGGTTGGCCAACGCTTAACTAAAGTTGAGCAGGCGGAACGCGCCTTGCTCATGGCCATGATTAAGTCACCACAGGTATTGGCCCAAGTCAAAGCGACCACGGGGTTTGCGTTTGTGCATCCAGATTATCAATTATTGATGATGCTGGCGGCCATTTATCAAGGACAACATCCAGAACCATTTGATTTAGCCCAGTTTATGGATTTTATCCAGAAACCAGCTTTAAATCAAAAGATTATGGCCATTGATCGGGCTTATGGTGATCTCACCATCGAGCATGAGGCGATTCGTGATTATTTGCAAATCATTATGGAAGAGGCGCCGATTGAAGCACGCGTGCAAGAATTACAACAATTGATCAACGTCGCTAAGCAACAACATGATGACACCAAATTGTTGCAACTGATGACAGAATTGATCAATCTTAAGAAACAACATTCAGGGTAA